One window of the Archangium primigenium genome contains the following:
- a CDS encoding trifunctional serine/threonine-protein kinase/ATP-binding protein/sensor histidine kinase, giving the protein MLNIPGYTLRGAIKATGSNLLFHAVSDAHGTPLILKTPVSSALGPLAIERYRREFRILERLQDVRGVTRVHACELRQERPLLLLEAVEGQPLSELVGRPFEVARALELALSVTGTLAELHRRGVIHKDIKPSNIIVTPSGETRLIDFGTATLQRVEHVEAAPPSLIEGTLAYLSPEQTGRMNRAVDYRTDLYSLGVTLYELLTGSRPFQGADALEWFHAHMAQAPQPPHERVPGLPTALCGIVLKLLAKVAEERYQSAEGLKADLERCRDNLPRGLDEDFPLGVHDFPSRFQLPQRLYGRDAEAQALLEGLERVSREARPELFVIQGYSGIGKSALVHELHKPVVRQRGFFLHGKFDQFRRDIPYATIAQAIRGLTQQLLASTDEELARWSQHLRDVWQGHGQVLVDVVPQLELVVGAQPFVPELPPAEARHRFNRVFRQFLGVFSTSEHPLVLFLDDLQWADLSSLQLIHHLLTHPETPPVLLIGAYRDNEVGPAHALFQTLAGLSHAGARLNELRLEPLSLEDVGQLVTDALPGAGPAVVAPLATLAREKTDGNPFFLLQFMLTLHQDGLLVRTPEGRWRWDAEAIRARGYSDNVVDFMAGKLRQLPRDTLHLLRLAACVGTAVAPSMLALLSGRSDAEVDVGLEPALREGLLTRARPEERYRFLHDRIQQAAHALIPDEERQAVHLRIGRLMLERLPPEDVEARLFDIASQFNAGVDLLDDGAERLRVARLNAEAGRKAKASTAFDSALTYLAMAARLLPDAPWEHEPALTFQIQLDRAQCELMSGHGAEARALVEELLPRARTRPETAAVYRLKSSIHVASSQVPAAIACLVECLTQMGVPMSPQPTWDEVREANEEVWALLGARSIESLVELPRMGDPDMEAVMSVLGALFAPAYFTDTRLLIVSLCRMVALSIRHGNNGFSAQGYAWYGVVLGPTFKRYPEAHRFGQLAWAVIERHDIAHMRGKVLYILEVLNNWTQPLGDSLELLHQGFHHALQASDLQIASFCSSHLVTLRLMLGHDLAEVDQESVTRLAFLRKASFPDMQLLVLHIQRYVRQLRGVSPFGTLSGEDFDEASFEAGLTPARMSTMRCWYWLLKMQTRYLAGAYAEALEAGDRAAQLAWASLGQIQILDLHLFRALTLAACYPTLPPERRADALRQLHEHHAQLAEWATHQPDNFRAPERMAAAELARVLGRDQEAVRAYEDAQRAARAQDFTQHVALSCELAARFWLERELATVADAYAQKARDAWARWGALGKVKHLDALWPHLASSPTSEETVTDTESTRIDALTLVKAQQAISGEIVLERLAATLLRAALENAGAQRAALLLPRGDKLVAVAVVGPSAEDATPTPDERRLPWTLITYTRRTREHVLIGDASLPHAFSRDPWLERGRPRSVLCLPLLRQEELRGVLYLENGLVSNAFTPARLGLLGQLAAQASISIENARLYAEVQRAEAALRGANDALEKRVEERTLELKRAQARLVGAARAAGMAEVASNVLHNVGNVLTSAVVNLQTMTETVSASRMGRLKQVSSLLESHAGDLPDFLTRDPRGAQLPAYLGALGDELLREKALLQESMSAMGKHMDHIRAIVQVQQNHTRGALLTEECDLSQLVDDALSLQLPSLVRHGIAVSQELTPLPPVRLDKHKALQILVNLISNAKNAMHALPEERRRLHVRLSAEGSLARIQVVDSGMGIAPEIRDRLFTQGFTTREGGHGLGLHSSALAAKRLGGRLTLDSEGPGQGATATLELPLV; this is encoded by the coding sequence ATGTTGAACATTCCCGGATACACCCTGCGAGGAGCCATCAAGGCCACGGGCTCCAACCTGCTCTTCCACGCGGTGAGTGACGCGCACGGCACGCCCCTCATCCTCAAGACGCCCGTCAGCTCGGCGCTGGGCCCCCTGGCCATCGAGCGCTACCGCCGGGAGTTCCGCATCCTGGAGCGTCTTCAGGACGTGCGGGGTGTCACGCGGGTGCACGCGTGCGAGCTGCGCCAGGAGCGGCCCCTGCTGCTCCTGGAGGCGGTGGAGGGGCAGCCCCTGTCCGAGCTGGTGGGCCGTCCCTTCGAGGTGGCGCGTGCCCTGGAGCTGGCGTTGTCGGTGACCGGCACCCTGGCGGAGCTGCACCGCCGGGGGGTCATCCACAAGGACATCAAGCCCTCCAACATCATCGTCACCCCGTCCGGGGAGACGCGGCTCATCGACTTCGGCACCGCCACGCTCCAGCGCGTCGAGCACGTGGAGGCCGCCCCACCCTCGTTGATCGAGGGCACGCTGGCCTACCTCTCCCCGGAGCAGACCGGCCGGATGAACCGCGCGGTGGACTACCGCACGGACCTCTACTCCCTGGGCGTCACCCTCTACGAGCTGCTCACGGGCAGCCGGCCCTTCCAGGGGGCCGACGCGCTCGAGTGGTTCCACGCTCACATGGCCCAGGCGCCCCAGCCGCCCCACGAGCGGGTGCCGGGCCTGCCCACCGCCCTGTGCGGCATCGTCCTCAAGCTGCTGGCCAAGGTCGCCGAGGAGCGCTACCAGAGCGCCGAGGGGCTCAAGGCGGACCTGGAGCGCTGCCGGGACAACCTGCCGCGCGGCCTCGACGAGGACTTCCCCCTCGGGGTGCACGACTTCCCCTCGCGCTTCCAGCTGCCCCAGCGGCTCTATGGCCGGGACGCCGAGGCCCAGGCGCTGCTCGAGGGCCTGGAGCGCGTGTCGCGCGAGGCCCGGCCGGAGCTGTTCGTCATCCAGGGCTACTCGGGCATTGGCAAGTCCGCCCTGGTGCACGAGCTGCACAAGCCCGTCGTGCGTCAGCGGGGCTTCTTCCTGCATGGCAAGTTCGACCAGTTCCGGCGCGACATCCCCTACGCCACCATCGCCCAGGCCATCCGGGGACTGACCCAGCAGTTGCTGGCGAGCACCGACGAGGAGCTGGCGCGCTGGAGCCAGCACCTGCGCGACGTCTGGCAAGGCCATGGCCAGGTGCTCGTGGACGTGGTGCCGCAGTTGGAGCTCGTCGTCGGCGCGCAGCCCTTCGTTCCGGAGCTGCCCCCGGCCGAGGCCCGGCACCGCTTCAACCGCGTCTTCCGCCAGTTCCTCGGCGTGTTCTCCACGTCCGAGCACCCCCTCGTCCTCTTCCTGGATGACTTGCAGTGGGCGGACCTGTCCAGCCTCCAGCTCATCCATCACCTGCTCACCCACCCGGAGACGCCGCCCGTGTTGCTCATCGGCGCCTACCGCGACAACGAGGTGGGGCCCGCCCACGCGCTCTTTCAGACGCTGGCGGGGCTGAGCCACGCGGGGGCGCGCCTGAACGAGCTGCGGCTCGAGCCGTTGAGCCTGGAGGACGTGGGCCAGCTCGTCACGGACGCCCTGCCCGGCGCGGGCCCCGCGGTCGTCGCGCCCCTGGCCACCCTGGCGCGCGAGAAGACGGACGGCAACCCCTTCTTCCTGCTGCAGTTCATGCTGACGCTCCACCAGGACGGGCTCCTGGTGCGCACCCCCGAGGGCCGCTGGCGCTGGGACGCCGAGGCCATCCGCGCCCGGGGCTACTCCGACAACGTCGTGGACTTCATGGCGGGCAAGCTGCGCCAGCTGCCGCGCGACACGCTGCACCTGCTGCGGCTCGCCGCCTGCGTGGGCACGGCCGTCGCCCCGTCCATGCTCGCGCTGCTCTCCGGGCGCTCGGACGCGGAGGTGGACGTGGGCCTGGAGCCCGCGCTGCGCGAGGGCCTGCTCACGCGCGCCCGGCCCGAGGAGCGCTACCGCTTCCTGCACGACCGCATCCAGCAGGCGGCCCATGCCCTCATCCCGGACGAGGAGCGCCAGGCGGTGCACCTGCGCATCGGCCGGTTGATGCTCGAGCGGCTCCCACCCGAGGACGTGGAGGCGCGGCTCTTCGACATCGCGAGCCAGTTCAACGCCGGCGTGGACTTGCTCGACGACGGCGCCGAGCGGCTGCGCGTGGCGCGCCTGAACGCCGAGGCCGGACGCAAGGCCAAGGCCTCCACCGCCTTCGACTCGGCCCTCACCTACCTCGCCATGGCCGCGCGGCTCCTGCCCGACGCGCCGTGGGAGCACGAGCCGGCCCTCACGTTCCAGATCCAACTGGACCGGGCCCAGTGCGAGCTCATGAGCGGCCACGGCGCCGAGGCCCGGGCGCTGGTGGAGGAGCTGCTGCCCCGGGCCCGGACCCGGCCGGAGACCGCGGCCGTCTACCGCCTCAAGAGCAGCATCCACGTGGCCAGCAGCCAGGTCCCCGCGGCCATCGCCTGCCTGGTGGAGTGCCTCACGCAGATGGGCGTGCCCATGTCGCCCCAGCCCACCTGGGACGAGGTGCGCGAGGCCAACGAGGAGGTGTGGGCCCTGCTCGGCGCGCGCTCCATCGAGAGCCTGGTGGAGCTGCCGCGCATGGGCGATCCGGACATGGAGGCGGTGATGAGCGTGCTCGGCGCCCTGTTCGCCCCCGCGTACTTCACCGACACGCGGCTGCTCATCGTCAGCCTGTGCCGCATGGTGGCGCTGAGCATCCGCCACGGCAACAACGGCTTCTCCGCCCAGGGCTACGCCTGGTACGGCGTGGTGCTCGGCCCCACCTTCAAGCGCTACCCGGAGGCCCACCGCTTCGGCCAGCTCGCCTGGGCCGTCATCGAGCGCCACGACATCGCGCACATGCGCGGCAAGGTGCTCTACATCCTCGAGGTCCTCAACAACTGGACCCAGCCCCTCGGCGACTCCCTGGAGCTGTTGCACCAGGGCTTCCACCACGCGCTCCAGGCGAGTGATCTCCAGATCGCCAGCTTCTGCAGCAGCCACCTCGTCACGCTGCGGCTCATGCTGGGCCATGATCTGGCGGAGGTGGACCAGGAGTCCGTCACCCGGCTGGCCTTCCTGCGCAAGGCGAGCTTCCCGGACATGCAGCTCTTGGTGCTCCACATCCAGCGCTACGTGCGGCAGCTGCGCGGCGTATCGCCCTTCGGCACGCTGAGCGGCGAGGACTTCGACGAGGCGTCCTTCGAGGCCGGCCTGACCCCCGCGCGCATGAGCACCATGCGCTGCTGGTACTGGCTGCTCAAGATGCAGACGCGCTACCTGGCCGGCGCGTATGCCGAGGCCCTGGAGGCGGGGGACCGGGCCGCGCAGCTCGCGTGGGCCTCGCTCGGGCAGATTCAAATCCTCGACCTGCACCTGTTCCGCGCGCTCACCCTGGCGGCGTGCTACCCGACGCTGCCGCCCGAGCGGCGCGCCGACGCCCTGCGCCAGCTGCACGAGCACCACGCGCAGCTGGCCGAGTGGGCCACCCACCAGCCCGACAACTTCCGCGCCCCCGAGCGCATGGCCGCCGCGGAGCTGGCGCGGGTGCTGGGCCGGGACCAGGAGGCCGTGCGCGCCTACGAGGACGCCCAGCGCGCCGCCCGCGCCCAGGACTTCACCCAGCACGTGGCCCTGTCCTGCGAGCTCGCCGCCCGCTTCTGGCTGGAGCGGGAGCTCGCCACCGTGGCGGACGCCTACGCCCAGAAGGCCCGGGACGCGTGGGCCCGCTGGGGCGCCCTGGGCAAGGTCAAGCACCTGGACGCGCTCTGGCCCCACCTGGCCAGCTCGCCCACGAGCGAGGAGACCGTCACGGACACGGAGTCCACGCGCATCGACGCGCTCACCCTGGTCAAGGCCCAGCAGGCCATCTCCGGGGAGATCGTCCTCGAGCGGCTCGCCGCCACGCTGCTGCGCGCCGCCCTGGAGAACGCCGGCGCCCAGCGCGCGGCCCTGCTGCTGCCCCGGGGCGACAAGCTCGTCGCGGTGGCCGTCGTCGGGCCCTCGGCCGAGGACGCCACCCCCACGCCCGACGAGCGCCGCCTGCCCTGGACGCTCATCACCTATACGCGCCGCACCCGCGAGCACGTGCTCATCGGCGACGCGTCCCTGCCCCACGCCTTCTCCCGCGACCCCTGGCTCGAGCGCGGCCGGCCCCGCTCCGTGCTCTGTCTGCCCTTGCTGCGCCAGGAGGAGCTGCGCGGCGTGCTGTACCTGGAGAACGGCCTGGTCAGCAACGCCTTCACCCCCGCGCGCCTCGGGCTGCTCGGCCAGCTCGCGGCCCAGGCCTCCATCTCCATCGAGAACGCCCGCCTCTACGCCGAGGTCCAGCGCGCCGAGGCGGCGCTGCGCGGGGCCAACGACGCCCTGGAGAAGCGCGTGGAGGAGCGCACGCTCGAGCTCAAGCGCGCCCAGGCGCGGCTGGTGGGCGCCGCCCGCGCGGCCGGCATGGCCGAGGTGGCCTCCAACGTGCTGCACAACGTGGGCAACGTGCTCACCAGCGCCGTCGTCAACCTGCAGACCATGACCGAGACGGTGAGCGCCTCGCGCATGGGCCGCCTCAAGCAGGTCTCCTCCCTCCTGGAGTCGCACGCCGGCGACCTGCCCGACTTCCTCACCCGGGATCCCCGGGGCGCCCAGCTGCCCGCCTACCTGGGCGCGCTCGGCGATGAGCTGCTGCGCGAGAAGGCGCTGCTGCAAGAGAGCATGTCCGCGATGGGCAAACACATGGATCACATCCGCGCCATCGTCCAGGTGCAGCAGAACCACACCCGCGGCGCCCTGCTCACCGAGGAGTGTGATCTGTCCC
- a CDS encoding zinc-binding dehydrogenase, whose protein sequence is MFAARFIPGQKTLSSQDVPRPQAGPRDVVLRIRAAGVCHSDLHVLESDIPISSHPFTMGHEACGELVEVGPEVTGDFTLGALYVVHGPNPCGQCELCTQGQDNLCGAPGRDLVGLGADGAYAEYLKVPARSVIAVPAGIAPEVAAIATDAVLTPYHALKTLGGVKPGTSVLVLGLGGLGLNGVQVARALGARIVASDLRAENLATAERLGAHETVLAPELEQRLAGRAFDVVVDFVGAEGTFAPAQRLVRRGGTVVLVGLHTLQLGLSSVALINQQTRVQGAFWGTHQELKEVLQLIAEGHLQPQVETGRLRDVGHWLEKLKTGQVRSRVALLPDAD, encoded by the coding sequence ATGTTCGCCGCGCGCTTCATCCCCGGACAGAAGACGCTGTCCTCGCAGGACGTTCCCCGGCCCCAGGCGGGCCCCCGAGACGTGGTGCTGCGCATCCGCGCCGCGGGGGTGTGCCACTCGGACCTGCACGTGCTGGAGAGCGACATCCCCATCTCCTCCCACCCCTTCACCATGGGGCACGAGGCGTGTGGCGAGCTGGTGGAGGTGGGCCCGGAGGTGACGGGCGACTTCACGCTCGGGGCGCTCTACGTCGTCCACGGGCCCAACCCCTGTGGCCAGTGCGAGCTGTGCACCCAGGGGCAGGACAACCTGTGCGGGGCCCCCGGGCGCGACCTGGTGGGCCTGGGCGCCGACGGAGCCTACGCCGAGTACCTGAAGGTCCCGGCCCGCAGCGTCATCGCGGTGCCCGCGGGCATCGCCCCCGAGGTCGCCGCCATCGCGACCGACGCGGTCCTCACGCCCTACCACGCCCTGAAGACGCTGGGCGGGGTGAAGCCGGGCACGTCGGTGCTGGTGCTGGGCCTGGGCGGACTGGGCTTGAACGGCGTGCAGGTCGCGCGCGCGTTGGGGGCCCGCATCGTCGCCAGCGATCTCCGGGCCGAGAACCTCGCCACCGCCGAGCGGCTCGGCGCCCACGAGACGGTCCTGGCCCCGGAGCTGGAGCAGCGGCTGGCGGGCCGCGCGTTCGACGTCGTGGTGGACTTCGTGGGCGCGGAGGGCACCTTCGCCCCGGCGCAGCGCCTGGTGCGGCGCGGCGGCACCGTGGTCCTGGTCGGGCTGCACACCTTGCAGCTCGGCCTCTCGTCGGTGGCGCTCATCAACCAGCAGACGCGCGTCCAGGGCGCCTTCTGGGGCACGCACCAGGAGTTGAAGGAGGTGCTCCAGCTCATCGCGGAGGGCCACCTCCAGCCCCAGGTGGAGACCGGCCGGCTGCGCGACGTGGGCCACTGGCTGGAGAAGCTCAAGACCGGGCAGGTCCGCTCCCGCGTGGCGCTGCTGCCCGACGCCGACTGA
- the tesB gene encoding acyl-CoA thioesterase II, producing the protein MSRVLEDLLALLKLEPIEENLFRGRSQDLGFRQLFGGQVLGQSLSAASQTVDPRRHVHSIHGYFLRPGDAGLPVVYTVDRVRDGGSFTTRRVLAIQKGEPIFTLMASFQGEEPGFEHQAKMPQVPGPEGLPTDVELLRRNADLIPERIRDKFLCEKPLELRPVTHVDPFNPQPGEPIRHVWFRAAGPLPEDPQVHKYMLAYASDFNLITTALQPHGASYLQPHMQMASLDHSLWFHGDLRVNDWLLYSMVSPWAGNARALSYGHVFTREGRLVASVAQEGLVRLRTPPPVT; encoded by the coding sequence ATGAGTCGTGTTCTGGAGGATCTGCTGGCGCTCTTGAAGCTGGAGCCCATCGAGGAGAACCTGTTCCGGGGACGGAGCCAGGATCTCGGGTTCCGGCAGCTCTTTGGCGGGCAGGTGCTGGGCCAGTCGCTGTCGGCGGCGAGCCAGACCGTGGACCCCCGGCGTCACGTGCACTCCATCCACGGGTACTTCCTGCGTCCCGGCGATGCGGGCCTGCCCGTCGTCTACACCGTGGACCGGGTGCGGGACGGAGGCAGCTTCACCACCCGGCGGGTGCTCGCCATCCAGAAGGGAGAGCCCATCTTCACCCTGATGGCGTCCTTCCAGGGCGAGGAGCCGGGCTTCGAGCACCAAGCGAAGATGCCACAGGTGCCCGGGCCGGAGGGGCTGCCCACGGACGTGGAGCTGCTGCGCCGCAACGCGGACCTGATCCCCGAGCGCATCCGCGACAAGTTCCTGTGCGAGAAGCCCCTCGAGCTGCGGCCCGTCACGCACGTGGACCCTTTCAACCCCCAGCCGGGCGAGCCCATCCGCCACGTGTGGTTCCGGGCCGCGGGGCCGCTGCCCGAGGATCCGCAGGTCCACAAGTACATGCTGGCCTACGCCTCGGACTTCAACCTCATCACCACCGCGCTGCAGCCGCACGGTGCCAGCTACCTGCAGCCGCACATGCAGATGGCGAGCCTGGACCACTCGCTGTGGTTCCACGGCGACCTGCGCGTGAATGACTGGCTCCTGTACTCCATGGTGAGCCCCTGGGCGGGCAACGCGCGCGCCCTGTCCTATGGGCACGTCTTCACGCGCGAGGGCCGCCTGGTGGCCTCCGTGGCCCAGGAAGGGCTCGTGCGGCTGCGCACGCCGCCGCCCGTGACCTGA
- a CDS encoding amidohydrolase family protein, whose product MKEFTLRVRAFTLLLLPLLALTAEARPKPKASAPAADTPVVLRGARLIDGAGGEPLADAVVVIRDGVIVAVGPAASTPVPDNARTVDYTGKTLIPGLISNHSHVGRVNGVKVEPGNYNRANIQRQLRQYEAYGVTTVMSLGMNRPLLQQLREQQHGERATGADLFGADQGIGVPQGAPPTDGMPAGEDQLYRPDTPDKARQAVREMASHKADLVKLWLDDFEGSLAVKMKPDIYEAVIDEAHKKGLRVAAHIHDLEDAKAVVRAGVDIVAHGVRDQLVDADFLQLMKERRVWYVPTVALDEATFIYADAPAWMGEPFFQNALQPALKAQFADAAWVSKTLASPKAESARKAVELNQNNLKTLYDVGARLGFGTDSGATPLRIPGVAEHRELLLMTGAGLTPLQALTVATRDAAALLGLEDRGVLAPGKRADLVVLDADPTSDISATQQLHAVWRRGKQVSGPITAFKP is encoded by the coding sequence TTGAAGGAGTTCACCCTGCGCGTGCGTGCCTTCACCCTCCTCTTGCTGCCCCTCCTCGCCCTCACCGCCGAGGCCCGGCCCAAGCCCAAGGCGTCCGCGCCGGCGGCGGACACCCCCGTCGTGCTGCGCGGCGCGCGGCTCATCGACGGCGCGGGAGGCGAGCCCCTCGCGGACGCGGTCGTCGTCATCCGGGACGGCGTGATCGTCGCGGTGGGGCCGGCCGCGTCCACGCCCGTGCCGGACAACGCGCGCACCGTCGACTACACCGGCAAGACGCTCATCCCCGGGCTCATCTCCAATCACTCGCATGTGGGCCGGGTCAACGGCGTCAAGGTGGAGCCCGGCAATTACAACCGCGCCAACATCCAGCGGCAGCTGCGCCAGTACGAGGCCTATGGCGTGACCACGGTGATGTCCCTGGGCATGAACCGGCCCCTGTTGCAGCAGCTGCGCGAGCAGCAGCATGGCGAGCGCGCCACGGGCGCCGACCTGTTCGGCGCGGATCAAGGCATCGGCGTGCCCCAGGGCGCGCCCCCCACGGACGGCATGCCCGCGGGCGAGGATCAGCTCTACCGCCCCGACACGCCCGACAAGGCGCGCCAGGCCGTGCGCGAGATGGCTTCCCACAAGGCGGACCTGGTGAAGCTGTGGCTGGATGACTTCGAGGGCTCGCTGGCCGTGAAGATGAAGCCAGACATCTACGAGGCGGTGATCGACGAGGCGCACAAGAAGGGCCTGCGCGTGGCCGCGCACATCCATGATCTCGAGGACGCCAAGGCGGTGGTGCGCGCGGGCGTGGACATCGTGGCCCACGGCGTGCGGGATCAACTGGTCGACGCCGACTTCCTCCAGCTCATGAAGGAGCGCCGGGTCTGGTACGTGCCCACCGTGGCGCTGGACGAGGCCACCTTCATCTACGCCGACGCCCCGGCGTGGATGGGCGAGCCCTTCTTCCAGAACGCGCTCCAGCCCGCGCTCAAGGCGCAGTTCGCCGACGCGGCGTGGGTGAGCAAGACCCTGGCCTCGCCCAAGGCGGAGAGCGCGCGCAAGGCGGTGGAGCTCAACCAGAACAACCTCAAGACGCTCTACGACGTGGGGGCGCGCCTGGGCTTCGGCACCGACTCGGGCGCCACTCCCCTGCGCATTCCCGGCGTCGCGGAGCACCGCGAGCTCTTGCTGATGACGGGCGCGGGGCTGACCCCGCTGCAGGCGCTCACGGTGGCCACCCGGGACGCCGCCGCCCTGCTCGGGCTGGAGGACCGGGGCGTGCTCGCGCCCGGCAAGCGCGCCGACCTGGTGGTGCTGGACGCGGACCCCACCTCCGACATCTCGGCGACCCAGCAACTGCACGCCGTGTGGCGCCGCGGCAAGCAGGTCTCCGGCCCCATCACCGCCTTCAAGCCCTGA
- a CDS encoding protease produces the protein MRPMTRGCAGWIALGLLVSATGGCKRQEPEVRATEPKATQQPVEQAAPAPAAPTPPEEPAVVKTTLECAISVAPNLPLGGPVELRFTLSNPMKGPAFVLNWRTPLEGMKGRDFEITRDGAEVPYQGPMVKRAAPTAENYVMLSPGGSVDATVDLSKAYDLSKPGTYRIAFRGELIDVAPDLSQVGRPMDKFQPMTVQCPAVDTVLFKQR, from the coding sequence ATGCGCCCGATGACTCGTGGATGTGCTGGTTGGATCGCCCTGGGGCTGCTGGTGTCGGCCACGGGGGGCTGCAAGCGCCAGGAGCCCGAGGTGCGGGCGACCGAGCCGAAGGCCACGCAACAGCCCGTGGAACAGGCCGCGCCGGCGCCCGCCGCGCCGACGCCCCCGGAGGAGCCCGCCGTGGTGAAGACGACCCTGGAGTGCGCCATCAGCGTGGCGCCGAACCTGCCCCTGGGGGGGCCGGTGGAGCTGCGCTTCACGCTGTCCAACCCCATGAAGGGCCCGGCGTTCGTGCTCAACTGGCGCACGCCGCTCGAGGGCATGAAGGGCAGGGACTTCGAGATCACCCGGGACGGCGCCGAGGTGCCCTACCAGGGGCCCATGGTGAAGCGCGCCGCCCCCACGGCGGAGAACTACGTCATGCTCTCGCCGGGCGGCTCGGTGGACGCCACGGTGGACCTGAGCAAGGCCTATGACTTGAGCAAGCCCGGCACGTACCGCATCGCCTTCCGCGGGGAGTTGATCGACGTGGCGCCGGACCTGTCGCAGGTGGGCCGGCCCATGGACAAGTTCCAGCCCATGACCGTGCAGTGCCCGGCCGTGGACACGGTGCTCTTCAAGCAGCGCTGA
- a CDS encoding M35 family metallo-endopeptidase, giving the protein MSLLGACGAPMEGEDASQQLTEQAVGDIAVSLSVASGSLSATQDAVVTVTYTNLSSQPVQLLKWYVPGSGSVPAGLFEVTRDGEEVDFVGPHVKRVAPRPEDFITLAAGESLSRTTSLSDMYDLRQSGTYAIRFAAQTINQHNVVLTRTAALDSNVVSLFIEGRAGRQPELQAQGVSAQGLTSESNCSSTRASQISTAFASAQTYANETSSFLNGISSGATRYTTWFGAYSSTNLTTARNHFTAIKNAFASAAVRVDCSCTDSGTYAYVYPASPYKIYVCGAFWSAGNTGTDSRAGTLVHEMSHFNIVAATDDHAYGQTSAKSLAKSSPTKALDNADNHEYIAENNPKL; this is encoded by the coding sequence GTGTCCCTGTTGGGTGCGTGCGGCGCGCCCATGGAGGGGGAAGACGCCTCGCAGCAGCTCACCGAACAGGCCGTGGGTGACATCGCCGTGAGCCTGTCCGTGGCGAGCGGCTCGCTGAGCGCGACCCAGGACGCCGTCGTCACGGTGACCTACACCAACCTGTCCTCGCAGCCCGTGCAGCTGCTCAAGTGGTACGTGCCGGGCAGCGGCAGCGTGCCGGCGGGCCTCTTCGAGGTGACGCGCGATGGCGAGGAGGTCGACTTCGTGGGCCCCCACGTCAAGCGCGTGGCGCCGCGCCCCGAGGACTTCATCACCCTGGCCGCGGGCGAGAGCCTGTCGCGCACCACGTCCCTGTCGGACATGTATGACCTGCGCCAGAGCGGCACGTACGCCATCCGCTTCGCCGCGCAGACGATCAACCAGCACAACGTGGTGCTCACGCGCACCGCGGCGCTGGACTCCAACGTGGTGAGCCTGTTCATCGAGGGCCGCGCCGGCCGTCAGCCCGAGCTCCAGGCCCAGGGCGTGTCCGCCCAGGGGCTCACGTCGGAGAGCAACTGCTCGAGCACCCGCGCCTCGCAGATCTCCACGGCGTTCGCCTCGGCCCAGACGTACGCGAACGAGACCTCGAGCTTCCTCAACGGCATCTCCTCGGGCGCCACGCGCTACACCACCTGGTTCGGCGCGTACTCGAGCACCAACCTGACCACCGCGCGCAACCACTTCACGGCCATCAAGAACGCCTTCGCCTCGGCGGCGGTGCGCGTGGACTGCAGCTGCACGGACTCGGGCACCTACGCCTACGTGTACCCGGCCTCGCCCTACAAGATCTACGTGTGCGGCGCCTTCTGGAGCGCGGGCAACACGGGCACGGACTCGCGCGCGGGCACGCTGGTGCACGAGATGAGCCACTTCAACATCGTGGCGGCCACGGACGACCACGCCTACGGCCAGACCTCGGCCAAGAGCCTGGCCAAGAGCAGCCCCACCAAGGCGCTGGATAACGCGGACAACCACGAGTACATCGCGGAGAACAACCCCAAGCTGTGA